The following DNA comes from Novipirellula caenicola.
CCAGCGTCGTCGGACTTGCAATCGTTTTTCGACGTCACGAATCGAACTGAAATACTCATCCAGCTTCGCTCGGTCTTCTTGATTGACGCGTTTGGAAAGCGCGCCGGCTTGTTCGGTGATCGAATCGAGAATCGAAGCATCGACCGCCGTGGCTTTGACCTTCTGCGCCCGTTGCTCTTGCGATTCGGTGACAAACAGCTTTTCAAACAACTCGGCAGGCCCGGTGATCGGCGGGACGCGGACGCCCGATTTGGTCCAAGACATTTGACACCCGCCATGGATGCCGCCTTCGGATCCGACGGTCAATGATGCGAATCGCGTTTGATCGCCAATTTCATCCGCAAGGAATTGGTCAATCGTGACGTTGCCGTCCGGACGATGTTTCGATTCGTGGTGCAACACCCCGGAAAGGAATGTGTGGACCGCAAAGTGCCCGCCACGCAATCCATGATCCAATCCACGGTAAACCGTGATTTGGTCACGATTATCGGCCAACGGTTTCAGCAGCGTGGTCTGCTCGAAATCCTTGCCCGTCGTCTCAGGGAAAAAATGCTTTTGTTGAAATCCCAACAAATTGCCCACGGCAACGAATCGTCGTGCACCCACCCCGGCGCCACGCGTCGTCTGAATCGCCGCATTGCTGCCAACCGATTCGGCCTTTAGCGAGGAAAGACCGGGCAACGCGAGCGATCCGGCGACCGAGCGGAGGACAAATCGCCTGCGATCAAACTTCTTTTTCTTTGGTTTTGACATGACTACATTCTAGCCAAATGGGGAGCGCATTCCAACGTCAACGGGGGTCGAGCGTTGCAAAGCGAATTGGGAGGGAGGTGCAGGAAGGGGGGCGTTCGCTACAAGCAAATCATCCATTTGACGTGCTTTTGGACGAACAACAACTGGCGTTAGAAACCATTATGCAATAATTCCCCTCGCTCCACCACAAAGTCCATAGATTTTTTTGCAGAGAGTCGGCCGCGATGAATGTCCCCCAAGGCTGAGTCCGGGGCGAGTTTTTCGGCGCGACTCGTGTCAAGAACTTGCTGATTTACTGAGCCGCGACGCGTCAGCGGCCGGGGCCCACGCACCACGCGGTGCCTTACGGCCAACGCGATTTACTTTGGCCTTAACCGAGTGGTTTTAATAGCGGAGCGGCGCGAGCCGCCCGGTCAAAATCGAACGCTCTACTCGCTGCAGCCGGGCGGATCGCGGTGCACCGCTACAAAAAATAGGTGGCATTGGCCTAGCAGCCCACGGCTGACCGCTGCGATTTGCATTGCGATTGAATCAACAAGCGGTCAAAGGATGCCGCCACAGCAGGGGGAGCCCGCTAGCCCTTTTTGACGAATTCGGACTTTAGCGACATCGCGCCAATGCCGTCGATCTTGCAGTCGATGTCGTGATCGCCGTCGACAATGCGGATGTTCTTGACCTTCGTGCCCACTTTGACCACGCCGCCATTGAACTTCAAGTCTTTGACGACGACGACCGTGTCGCCGTTCTCGAGCACGTTGCCATTGGCGTCCCGAGTCGCTTCCTCTTCCGCAGCAGCCGCTTCGTCAGCCGGTGACCACTCGTGGGCACAGCTGGGGCAAACCAGCAATGGTCCGTCTTCGTAGGTGTATTCGCCGTCACATTGGGGGCAGTTGGGGAGATTGTTCATCAATCAGTCGCCGAGTTTGAGTAAGGTTGCTCCGCGATTGTTGCAGATGAGCCTCGGATGAAAAGATGACGATACAAAAAAACGCTCACGCCGGATGGCCGCCTCGCAGCCCTCTCGGCGATACGAGACATCGGTGGATCGATGCAGGTGATCGCTTAGTGTGCACGTACGCACGGCGATGAACGCATGACGAAGCGTGTGTGACGAAGCGCGTGTGCGATCTTGAGAGCGAATGATGCACGCAGTGTCCTGTGGCGATCCTGTTGATGGAACAGTTCAACCGCAATGCGAGGAGGTTCAAGTTTGGCTCGGTTTGTGCCATGCACACCAGCGCAGTGAGACGGCAACCGCTTGCGGCTCGTGTCGACGTCAGATGCATGGTGTTGTTGCACGTTCGCTGGATTGGATGCCAGGGCTCGCGGAGGCTTCTGTTGTCGCTGTGTGTGTCGCACCAGACTTCGAGAGAGGCAGAAGACGGCTCCGTTTTGCTTGATCGGTACTCACGATTTTGCAGTCACGGCATCGCTTGCTCGCCGCACTAAGGCCCCCGGCTGCTCGTTGCAATCAAGCAGAGGGACGCGTCTCGACTTGGCATCGCAGCCAGATTGAAATCCAAGTCTTATTCTGCAAGTTCTTCGGCGTGCGGCGGATCGCAATCTATATTCTAGAGGGGCGCGTAGTAGGCCAAGGATTGGTTTGGGGCCGAGGATGCATTGTTTTTTATAAAGAATGTTGGCACGGGACGCGTTTAGACTCGGAGCTTTGAGTACGCAAATGCAGCACATTAGAATCGAATATACCGAAAATATTATCTCACGAACCATCCAGGGTGCATGGCAGGAAATGTCATTCATGGTTCGTGTTGATAATTTGACTTACCAGAAACAAGTGGCAATCCACTGGTGCGGTGAGGACGGTCAGTGGCATTTTGACGAAGCGGCCTACCGCTGCACGTTGCCTGATGGAACCGAGTTGTGGTACGCCTGTATACGTCGCCCGTTGACGTCCGAGCATTCGTTGCCAGGGAACATTCGTTATTCGGTCAGCTACGAGTGCGCGGGACGAACGTTCTGGGACAACAA
Coding sequences within:
- a CDS encoding DUF1552 domain-containing protein, with protein sequence MSKPKKKKFDRRRFVLRSVAGSLALPGLSSLKAESVGSNAAIQTTRGAGVGARRFVAVGNLLGFQQKHFFPETTGKDFEQTTLLKPLADNRDQITVYRGLDHGLRGGHFAVHTFLSGVLHHESKHRPDGNVTIDQFLADEIGDQTRFASLTVGSEGGIHGGCQMSWTKSGVRVPPITGPAELFEKLFVTESQEQRAQKVKATAVDASILDSITEQAGALSKRVNQEDRAKLDEYFSSIRDVEKRLQVRRRWADQPKPEAPFEKPANTNTVDDLPMLYELIALALQTDSTRIATLEIGGSFLPQNLGIDKSYHSLSHHGNDEETIAHLITLESYQLEQFGKFLTRLAGIQDGQQSLLDSTAVLFGSGMGNGSSHTNTDLPIVMAGGGYGRGEFKKAGSKGSGNVPLCNLFVDIAQRMGVEKESFGTSTGTFS
- a CDS encoding zinc ribbon domain-containing protein YjdM, whose amino-acid sequence is MNNLPNCPQCDGEYTYEDGPLLVCPSCAHEWSPADEAAAAEEEATRDANGNVLENGDTVVVVKDLKFNGGVVKVGTKVKNIRIVDGDHDIDCKIDGIGAMSLKSEFVKKG